One window of the Chanodichthys erythropterus isolate Z2021 chromosome 2, ASM2448905v1, whole genome shotgun sequence genome contains the following:
- the si:ch211-225p5.8 gene encoding sodium channel subunit beta-1 has product MSLGMISFLALCVFFIQVPQGQTGCAEVDSMTEAVAGESFLLGCISCKRREEVPGSAIVDWHFKPAGTEEFIHIFHYEYPFPTIRHENYEGRLEWQGTMGTKDVQIGAIFIHNVTYNDTGTYLCTFHRTLYLLLDEEHVIINKEVELTVVEEANPELTAVISEIMMYVVIVVLQLWMIGVLIYCYRKIYAENEAREARKAARSQNKFIDSKDPCDGVYLE; this is encoded by the exons ATGTCACTAGGaatgatttcatttttggctcTCTGCGTCTTTTTTATTCAAG TTCCGCAGGGCCAAACTGGATGTGCTGAAGTGGATTCCATGACAGAGGCTGTGGCTGGAGAAAGCTTTCTGTTGGGTTGCATTTCCTGCAAAAGAAGAGAAGAAGTGCCAGGTTCTGCTATTGTGGATTGGCACTTCAAACCAGCTGGAACTGAGGAGTTTATCCAC ATTTTCCATTATGAATATCCTTTCCCCACTATTCGTCATGAAAACTATGAGGGAAGATTAGAGTGGCAAGGGACTATGGGGACAAAGGATGTGCAAATTGGTGCCATCTTCATTCACAATGTCACATATAACGACACTGGGACTTACCTGTGTACCTTCCACCGCACGCTGTACCTTTTGCTGGATGAGGAGCATGTGATAATAAACAAGGAGGTGGAACTCACAGTTGTGGAAGAAG CCAACCCTGAGCTGACGGCTGTAATCTCAGAGATCATGATGTACGTGGTGATCGTAGTCCTGCAGTTGTGGATGATTGGAGTGCTGATTTACTGCTATAGGAAGATCTATGCTGAGAATGAAGCTCGAGAGGCCAGAAAAGCTGCACGCTCTCAAAACAA ATTTATTGACTCAAAGGACCCTTGTGATGGCGTGTATTTGGAGTAA
- the pycard gene encoding apoptosis-associated speck-like protein containing a CARD translates to MSKSKKEHLENTFEDLGEGNLRKFKLKLRDRKEEPRVRQATIEKVQDHLDLADLMVNTFTEPGAVPVTLEILEVIGCNQLATELRNNIGDGAPVVPGPGPGAPSAEHFIDRNWTALIKRVNNVDAILDELRQKNVISDEDYSNIRAEKTKPNKMRELLTGPIKSAGSRGKDALYEALKESELYLIQELEAQGK, encoded by the exons ATGTCGAAATCTAAGAAGGAACACCTGGAGAATACTTTTGAGGATCTGGGGGAGGGAAATCTAAGAAAGTTTAAACTCAAATTGCGCGATCGGAAGGAAGAACCGCGCGTACGACAAGCTACTATTGAAAAAGTTCAAGACCATCTAGATCTCGCTGATTTGATGGTGAACACTTTCACAGAGCCAGGTGCTGTTCCTGTAACACTCGAAATATTAGAGGTTATTGGCTGTAATCAACTGGCAACGGAGCTCAGAAATAACATAGGAGACG GAGCTCCAGTTGTTCCTGGACCTGGCCCGGGGGCTCCATCTGCTG AGCACTTCATCGATAGGAATTGGACAGCACTGATAAAACGAGTTAACAATGTGGACGCCATCCTAGATGAACTTCGTCAGAAGAATGTCATCTCAGACGAGGATTACAGTAACATTCGTGCTGAGAAAACCAAACCAAATAAGATGAGAGAGTTATTAACAGGCCCAATTAAATCTGCTGGCTCTAGAGGGAAAGATGCTTTATATGAAGCTCTCAAGGAGTCAGAGCTCTACCTAATTCAAGAGCTTGAGGCTCAGGGAAAGTGA
- the caspa gene encoding caspase a: MVKTIKDHLENTFEDLGEGNLRKFKLKLRDRKEEPRVRQATIEKVKDAIDLADLMVNTFTEPGAVPVTLEILEVIGCNQPASELRENIGDGLPVAQPPLDVVDAKQGQGPKVDAVPPYDPVLSDDWQRESQITLCSPQFKIKILRENGKEIYEAKDRSVRKRLALLINNRDFDEKAMTRNGAERDEENMEWLLNQLDYQVVKHNNLSGQKMKKAVESFARLPEHASSDSTFVVIMSHGKRDAILGVHHKADNPDTFPVDEIYHHLNSKNCPSLRNKPKVILIQACRGGEHGRVWASDSEPDESMEIEDDDFVHTEKDFISLMSCTPDTKSYRHVQKGTFYVQLIVDVFTKHAHEDHIEELFRKVLRRFENADTIGSYRQMACKDRASLTKLFYLFPGL; the protein is encoded by the exons ATGGTGAAAACTATTAAAGATCACCTGGAGAATACTTTTGAGGATCTGGGGGAGGGAAATCTAAGAAAGTTTAAACTCAAATTGCGCGATCGGAAGGAAGAACCGCGCGTACGACAAGCTACAATTGAAAAAGTTAAAGATGCTATAGATCTCGCTGATTTGATGGTGAACACTTTCACAGAGCCAGGCGCTGTTCCTGTAACACTCGAAATATTAGAGGTTATTGGCTGTAATCAACCTGCATCGGAGCTCAGAGAGAACATAGGAGACG GTTTGCCAGTGGCTCAGCCACCTTTGGATGTAGTAGACGCCAAACAAGGTCAGGGTCCGAAGGTTGATGCTGTTCCTCCATACGATCCTGTTCTGTCAGATGATTGGCAGAGAGAATCGCAGATTACTCTATGCAGCCCACAgtttaaaatcaaaattcttAGAGAAAATGGAAAAGAG ATTTATGAAGCAAAAGACAGGTCTGTAAGAAAACGTCTTGCCCTGCTTATCAACAACAGAGATTTCGACGAAAAGGCTATGACCAGGAATGGGGCggagagagatgaagagaacATGGAATGGCTGTTAAATCAACTGGATTATCAAGTTGTCAAGCACAACAATCTCTCTGGACAG AAAATGAAGAAAGCAGTCGAGAGCTTTGCTCGACTTCCAGAACATGCATCTTCAGATAGCACCTTTGTGGTTATAATGTCCCACGGAAAGAGGGATGCCATTTTGGGTGTCCATCATAAAGCAGACAACCCTGATACCTTCCCTGTTGATGAAATCTACCATCATCTGAACTCTAAGAATTGTCCATCTCTGCGTAATAAACCAAAGGTTATTCTCATCCAAGCCTGCAGGGGAG GGGAGCATGGGCGCGTTTGGGCCAGTGACAGTGAACCCGATGAGTCAATGGAAATAGAGGACGATGACTTTGTGCACACGGAGAAAGACTTCATTTCTCTGATGTCCTGCACCCCGG ACACCAAATCTTACAGGCATGTTCAGAAAGGAACGTTTTACGTCCAACTGATAGTGGATGTGTTCACTAAACATGCACACGAGGATCACATTGAGGAATTGTTCAGGAAG GTTTTAAGACGTTTTGAGAACGCAGATACGATCGGAAGCTACAGGCAAATGGCGTGTAAAGACAGAGCATCGCTGACAAAGTTGTTCTACCTGTTCCCTGGACTTTGA
- the etsrp gene encoding ETS1-related protein isoform X2 — MEMYQAGFYTEDFRTQEVPGGFDFSSYDSKGPAQQQYPETYSEPQKEHLHSAKGHTLVDSGLFNLDSFPEFSCWASYTNIPEGMVADRQQVAFQESTQTYQNLVPLCTPAQSSPFSPGMDTSSHYQPGKGPSHRGATGTGNLDHLGDTERPYALYDAEQQSRPSYWSDYPSPSYCTSMLGQQTSSSSPPVTQSPELFCPRVAKRRSAPAQRSDREGEMTPMSAYPGSGPIQLWQFLLELLLDSACHTFISWTGDGWEFKMSDPAEVAKRWGQCKNKPKMNYEKLSRGLRYYYHKNIIHKTAGKRYVYRFVCDVQGMLGKTAHEVFASLNISPPNAASPQSVSTTRPEENTESWAH; from the exons ATGGAAATGTATCAAGCTGGATTTTACACAGAAGACTTCAGAACTCAGGAGGTTCCTGGTGGTTTTGACTTCAGCTCATATG ACAGCAAAGGACCTGCCCAACAGCAGTATCCAGAAACCTATTCAGAGCCCCAGAAGGAGCATTTGCACAGTGCTAAAG GACATACTCTTGTAGACTCTGGACTGTTTAATCTGGACTCCTTCCCTGAGTTTAGCTGCTGGGCATCATACACTAATA TTCCAGAAGGAATGGTAGCAGACAGGCAGCAGGTTGCCTTTCAGGAATCTACTCAAACCTACCAGAACCTCGTCCCTCTATGCACTCCAGCACAAAGTAGCCCATTCAGCCCAGGGATGGACACCAGCAGCCATTACCAACCTGGGAAAGGTCCGAGTCACAGAGGAGCAACCGGTACTGGAAATCTGGACCATTTGG GTGATACAGAGAGACCATATGCCTTGTATGATGCAGAGCAGCAAAGCAGGCCTTCATATTGGTCCGACTACCCCTCACCCAGTTACTGCACTTCCATGCTTGGGCAGCAGACATCCTCTTCATCACCTCCAGTTACTCAATCCCCTGAGCTGTTCTGCCCCCGTGTGGCCAAAAGGCGTAGCGCACCAGCTCAAAGATCAGACAGAGAGGGTGAAATGACACCAATGTCCGCCTACCCAG GATCTGGGCCTATACAGCTTTGGCAGTTTCTGCTGGAACTTCTGCTGGATTCTGCTTGCCACACTTTCATTAGCTGGACTGGGGATGGCTGGGAGTTTAAAATGTCAGATCCTGCAGAG GTGGCGAAGCGGTGGGGCCAGTGTAAGAACAAGCCCAAAATGAACTACGAGAAGCTAAGTCGTGGTCTGCGTTACTACTAccacaaaaacatcattcacAAAACAGCAGGGAAGCGTTACGTCTACCGCTTTGTCTGTGACGTGCAGGGCATGCTTGGAAAAACGGCGCACGAGGTCTTTGCAAGTCTAAACATCTCACCACCAAATGCAGCATCTCCACAGTCTGTAAGCACAACCAGACCGGAGGAAAACACAGAGTCCTGGGCACATTAG
- the etsrp gene encoding ETS1-related protein isoform X1 — MEMYQAGFYTEDFRTQEVPGGFDFSSYDCSGEDLSFLLDSKGPAQQQYPETYSEPQKEHLHSAKGHTLVDSGLFNLDSFPEFSCWASYTNIPEGMVADRQQVAFQESTQTYQNLVPLCTPAQSSPFSPGMDTSSHYQPGKGPSHRGATGTGNLDHLGDTERPYALYDAEQQSRPSYWSDYPSPSYCTSMLGQQTSSSSPPVTQSPELFCPRVAKRRSAPAQRSDREGEMTPMSAYPGSGPIQLWQFLLELLLDSACHTFISWTGDGWEFKMSDPAEVAKRWGQCKNKPKMNYEKLSRGLRYYYHKNIIHKTAGKRYVYRFVCDVQGMLGKTAHEVFASLNISPPNAASPQSVSTTRPEENTESWAH; from the exons ATGGAAATGTATCAAGCTGGATTTTACACAGAAGACTTCAGAACTCAGGAGGTTCCTGGTGGTTTTGACTTCAGCTCATATG ACTGCAGTGGTGAAGACCTGTCCTTTTTATTAGACAGCAAAGGACCTGCCCAACAGCAGTATCCAGAAACCTATTCAGAGCCCCAGAAGGAGCATTTGCACAGTGCTAAAG GACATACTCTTGTAGACTCTGGACTGTTTAATCTGGACTCCTTCCCTGAGTTTAGCTGCTGGGCATCATACACTAATA TTCCAGAAGGAATGGTAGCAGACAGGCAGCAGGTTGCCTTTCAGGAATCTACTCAAACCTACCAGAACCTCGTCCCTCTATGCACTCCAGCACAAAGTAGCCCATTCAGCCCAGGGATGGACACCAGCAGCCATTACCAACCTGGGAAAGGTCCGAGTCACAGAGGAGCAACCGGTACTGGAAATCTGGACCATTTGG GTGATACAGAGAGACCATATGCCTTGTATGATGCAGAGCAGCAAAGCAGGCCTTCATATTGGTCCGACTACCCCTCACCCAGTTACTGCACTTCCATGCTTGGGCAGCAGACATCCTCTTCATCACCTCCAGTTACTCAATCCCCTGAGCTGTTCTGCCCCCGTGTGGCCAAAAGGCGTAGCGCACCAGCTCAAAGATCAGACAGAGAGGGTGAAATGACACCAATGTCCGCCTACCCAG GATCTGGGCCTATACAGCTTTGGCAGTTTCTGCTGGAACTTCTGCTGGATTCTGCTTGCCACACTTTCATTAGCTGGACTGGGGATGGCTGGGAGTTTAAAATGTCAGATCCTGCAGAG GTGGCGAAGCGGTGGGGCCAGTGTAAGAACAAGCCCAAAATGAACTACGAGAAGCTAAGTCGTGGTCTGCGTTACTACTAccacaaaaacatcattcacAAAACAGCAGGGAAGCGTTACGTCTACCGCTTTGTCTGTGACGTGCAGGGCATGCTTGGAAAAACGGCGCACGAGGTCTTTGCAAGTCTAAACATCTCACCACCAAATGCAGCATCTCCACAGTCTGTAAGCACAACCAGACCGGAGGAAAACACAGAGTCCTGGGCACATTAG